The Trichoderma asperellum chromosome 6, complete sequence region ACAACATGACACAATCGCATCATTCCTTGTACTTACATAATAATTACATGGCCACCGTTTTGGATTTGAGGGGACAGCGGGCCAACCTTGGCATAACTGGCTTGAAATAATGGATCATGGGCCGCGAAGGGACTCTATGGCAAAAATTGGCTGGATAGTTGTACATATTGGAACAAGGAGGAGGGGAGTCCCGAGCAGATATAACCGCGTACACGACATAGCGGCTATCTCGAGGGCAGCGGACATAGCGGGATTCACCCAGCATATGAAATGCTGAATAGAATATATTGGTTTTTGAATTGCGACGAGCGGTTTTGTTGTTGAATTGGTGGTTTTGTACATTGACTGGCTTGTCACTCTTGCTTAATGTGGCAtgtttatagtaattattcgTAGTAGTTGACCCTGAAAACGACTATACTTGGCAAATGATATAATAGTTCCGTGCCCAAATAATAGCTATCATGACTAATTTGCAGGTATTCTAGACTTAGTCTGCTTCCTCTACTTTTGCCAgtgttatattatatatatatatattacaaaGCACTTGTGTATGGACTAATATCTCCATTAGGCCACAGAAGGAACTGGGCATTTGAATGATCATTCACTAGATATACCTACTGTAGGTTATCGAAAGGACTTGTCATGAACAACGATATATAAGAGTAGTGACGATGCATATTTATATGTGCGCTTCATTATTGAAATCAGCTCTAATCTACAATAGTTTACTGAAGCATCTCTGTGAAAATCACTACTGACACTCTATTATCATGTCATCGGAATTGAAACATGGGCTCACTATCTAGTCAAAAGTATTTCCAAAATTTATACCTTTACTAGATCCAAGCTGCGATCTTCTTTTGGGTCTAGGTAAAGAACATAGCAGCTTTTGGGATGCGGCACTGAGCATTTATAGGGTAACAGCACGTATTATAACTCCATTTAATTATACTCACTTTCCgtagttataataaatagcgCGCTAGTtcccaagaacaagaaaattCACCAATGCATTACATTGATGTAGAGAGAagaattaaaagaaagaaaaaaaattaagaaaagaagaagagactttGTCATGTGCAAAGtagggaaataaaaaaacaagaaaaaaaagaaacacgtTCCGACGGAGACAGGATTCGAACCTGCGAGGCCGAAACCATATGATTTCTAGTCATACCCATTAACCACTCTGGCACTCCGCCTATCGGATCGCTTGTAAGGCATTGGGCTAATTACTAACTATAGACTACTAACCCACTCAAGTCAAAACTCTTCACCAGCCGAAGGATATCATTTTCCCATACAaattcatcttctccataaaagatttataaatagcaaCAGTTTCCTAGTCAGTTGTAATTGCAGGAAAGCGCCACAACAAACTAGATAACGCCACTCCCCTGTACATTCCGTATCCGAAACAGATGGCAAACAAGTTTCAAATCCAAGTTCAAATTTCTATTTCATCATGGCAAACATCTGCCTTGTGTGAACGATacattctttcttcctctttgtcttcCCATCTCATTCTTCCCCTCAATCTATGTACACTGTCCTGCCTTGCTGATGCACGGGCCgaacaaataaaaaaaaaaagaaaaatagaagcAGTTCAAAATCCATAAACAAAAAGCCATGATACCTCGCCTCTCCCGTTGTTGGTGGAGGCTATAAAGCGCATAATTGAAATCATGTCGAAAATCAGAtgcgagaaagaaaaaaaaaaaaaaagaccttcAGCCGCCAGTTGCGCCCTCCCTACCGTTGGTATCGTAATTAAGACTGCCGTCATGATTTGTAATAAATAGTGATCGAGATttcatcttcctttttcattttttatcGCGATTTTAGCTGGAAAGAGATGTCAGtcaatatttttttccccccttctcccttcttcaaTGTTGTCTCCAGTCTCCTTGGTAGGGCTCGGGTGGTCGCTGAGGGCGTTGTGGAGGCGACTGCTCATTGTATGTGTTGTTGTAGGGCGAGTGTGTGCGCGATGCGCCGCCGTATGGAGGTGGATCGTATTCATATGGCTGTTGATGCAGATGCTGGCCGTACGCtgacggcggcgacgagCCCATCATACCGGACTCCGGGTTTGGCTGCGCATCGTAGATTAGACCGACTCTCTCCTCGCCGGTTGGAGACATGACTCCGCCACCGACGCCGTGATATGCCGTTGTTGTCGGGTCGTCAAAAGCGTGGTTGTATGAACCCTGGCCAGGCTTGGGCTCATGGAGATTGCTCATGCTCATGCCGCTTTCGTCGTTGGGAGCACCGAGCTTGTAACTGATATCCTCCTTCCGCCTCTTCACACCGCACATGAGCCAGCGCATACCTCGAGTAAAGGCCTTGACGAGATCCCACAAGTTTAGAGCATCCCACAAGGCACGCAGACCCAAGAAACCGCCGGCGGGGGCAGAGCAGGCTTCTCCAGGCCAACGGTGCCCTTTGATGCATCGGGAGATGGGTAAAAGGATGCGCCAACACCGCGACGGTACACCTGGTATGGGAAGGCCCAAATGtgcaagatggagaagatggccatTTCGATGCAGAGCAGCATGGCTGGAATACCGACTTTGAGATCTGGGTAGGCGAGAACTTTGTTCGGGTGAACAATTTTAAGCGTCGACGTGCCGACGGAAATGGCCAACGATTGCCAAAAGGataagaagatgacgagcttgATGGCCAAGACTTTGATAAAAAGCTTGTGCTCGGCGAGGGGTTTGGCTAGCTGGATGTAAAACTGAATGAGGCAGTACATGGCAATGGTGACGGAAATCGCATTAATGGCAAGAGTCTATAGGTTGGCACAAGATAGATACGTTAGCTACAGTCGTTGGGGTTGGGGGGGGGCGTCGTTGAGCAGCTGATTGCCCCTCTTTTCGcatggatgacgatgaagcgATGAAGTGATTGATATGCTTACCCATATGTGAGCAAAAACAGGGGAATTTGAGCTCTCGCAGTAGCGGCCATAATGCTGTGTCAAGACGGCGGTGATGGTCATGGCGACTCGGATAAAGCAGTACTGATATACACCAATCCAGACGATGTTGAACCAGGTAAGACCGCTCTTGGGGGTGCGCCACGGACCTCTTTGTCCGCCGCAGCACTTGGCAAACCAGTTGATAGGCAAGACCCAAGGCTGGATGGGGCGTAGATTTCTAAAGAATTCCTTTTGCGTGTGCAGGTCGGGCGCACAGTAGTGACATAGCAGGCCGAAAAAGGACGCAATGGCAAAGGCCTCGTAGCAATCGGAGATGACGGAGAAGTAAGTGGCTTGGCGGTACCATTCGAGCTGCATGTAAGAAGAAATGGCATAGACGGGGACCATGAAGAGAATACGGATAATGCTGCCGAGGATTGTTAGCCAGATTCATGCTGATACAAAGGCCGCAAAGGCTTCGTCAGCATCGCTTCTTACTGTCGCTGTTCTTTGGGTTGGGTGTAGTGCGAGGCGTGCATGAAGACCAGGTACAAGCTGAGCACAACGGCGATGAGGGTGCAGCCGGCGGAAATAACACGCGCAAGGTCGTGGAAATCAAGAGGGCCGACGATCTTGACTTCGGATACTGCTGGAACGTTAGCTTCATGGTCTCATCACATCCAGCCCGTAGTCGCTCTCTGCGGCCGAGTTTGTCTCCTTAAAGTGGCAGAGGCAAGCCTGTCCGGGAGACGAGATGGGCATGGCGAGAGGAAACGTACTGTTCATATCCTCAAGCGTCGAATTACACGTTAGATTCAGCATGGTGGCGGTTGTATCATCCGGTGTTGTCTATCGTGCGCTTTGTTGGTGAAAGCCCACCGGGGGCAATAGCCGACTAGACAGCCTAGCAGAGACGCGCGCGCAATTCGGATCGTCGCTGAATCGGATCGTTCCTGTCGTCTGCCGCTGACTCCAGCTCTCTCGTGTGGCCGAACCTCGCTAGAGCTCAAGAGTTGAATTGCGATGGTGAAAGAAGGGCGGTTTCGAATCGTCGTTTGTCAGCTAATTCCCTCcctccttgagcttctcgatgCGGCGTCTTAGTCCTGGTCGTGATTCGGCGGAAAGACTGGGGCTGTTTTGAGATGGCTCGCCGTACGTCCCAGCCTGTGGTCGAGAATCGTACGGGTCCACGGGGGTCACGTTTGTCGTCCTTTTGGAATGCCAGACAAAGGGCGGAATGAGGCGTGTGTCGCACGCTCTGGCCAGGCTGATGAAGGCTCCGATATAGAAACAAAGACGGCGAGGTGGAACGAGCGGATAGCgaaaggaggagaaagaagaaagaggagcaggaaaaaaaaagggaatgtTTCGCTGTGGATAAAGCAAGAATGAAGAGCGATCGACTGGACTAGAGAAATAAGAAATCAGACAAGAGTATGCATGGCAGGGATCCGGGAACAAGAGACGTctgggaaagaaaaaaagcgagCGAGGGAGAGAATAAATCCGAGCAGGGGGGGTGCAGAAGGTCTGAATCGGGCTTGTACCGGTACGAGTGCCTGGCAGGGCGCTAAAACGGGGGAGTCGGTACTTGTGTGTCTGGATAGCCGCTGAAGAAGGTGAATCATTTCTACAGCGGTTCGTGGGCGGTGCTGGTGGCTGCGTTTGCCGGCGGGAGACGGGCGCCACAGCAGCTCAAGCTTGGGGTACAGGTACAGCTACAGGCAACCAAGTAAGGCAACCCCGGGTTGCTATAGCGCGTATAGCAAGCAGCAGTAGGGGCTCGGTTCTGCTGTAACGTGAATGCATTGACTGCAGGTGATGGTCCAGACATGCACTCCCACCATCCATGCGCCCATCTCGACCTTCGTATTCTGCCAATGCCGCTCCTCCAGCCACACACAGCCAACATGCACCCGCCACTAAAAAGCTCACAGGATGCCCAAAACAGAAACCCAGTTCGAGCCCCTCCCGCGCAAAcacacaaagaaaaaaaaaaagtcacaCGTCTTGGGCTGTTGCGAGTGTGTCGCCGCTAGTGCTGCGGATTCGGCGTGGCAGGGGGAGGCTGAGTCGCTGTGGTTGGCCGTCATTGGAGCAGTCGCGCGTCTTTTGATGTTTCAAGAGGCCCGTCCGCCACGCAgcccatgccatgccatgcagTGGCGTGCCGGCGATGTTTGGCGTGTGCTGCAGTTACGAAGAGGGCTAAAACACGGCGGGTGGAGGCACCTGTACAAGTTTGAGTGCggactaggtagtagtaacTGCAAGGCAGtatcattcatcatcatcatgcatggattggattggattggattggatttgAACCGTTTCGCTCTCTTGTTCAACTGCACCCGCTCATTAACTGTAGcgcctactaggtaggtgtCTGTTTTCTCCCTTACGGAGTGTTCGGACACCTACAAAGAACCCGCCGATCCACAACAAAGGCGGCCTCCCGCTGCTATTATTTTTGTTGAAccttgacctttttttttttaaatcttgtAATCTCAACTTTATTTTTCAGTAGAAACGATACTGTACCCCTAATACGAGTCCCTCCAGCAGAGCCCGGCGGCCGGAGATCGGGACTGCGGAGCAACCAAATGCTGCCTTTCTTGTGTAACGCCTGTTTTGCCAAGCCCAGACGGAGcttgcatgtacatgtacctgagAATTTCGAATCTCGTTTGGGCCTGCTTAGCATGTGCTTGTGCTTTCGCTTACACGCCTGAATAATCAAGATTGACTGCGTGAGTGAACCAAGATGCAGAGCAAGTAAGCaagccaaaaaaacaaaaaacctCTAACCACAAGAATATGTATGTACGCATCGATGCAAAAGACCTAGTTAGTGCGCAGCGCTCGCTCCCCCCAAAGCCTTGCAGATCATCACTGGCCAGCGCACATCATTCCAATCCTCCTCATCAAAATCCCGCCAAGCCCTGCTTCAGCCCCCTATAAGAAGACGCCGCCGGGCACCCACCCAGCCCACCTCGCAGCGCCGCTCCCGCTAACGCGGCTCCCTTTTTCAGGGGCTCCTATAAGGATGCGCGTCTCCCGCAGCACGTCACGTCACTGTGGGCTCGGCTGCTGCCCCTCGATGCAGGCTgtttgctgcagctttctgCACATCCCACTCTCCGGCGCAGATTCCTTGATGCTGGCCAGATGCAGGTAGTAGTACATACTTTGCATACTATGCAGCACCTTGGGTATCGATAGAAACAACAATCTTGAATGCCATCAAACATCGAGACTCGCCATAGTCCCGCCGGCGCCAAGCCTGCAGCAGCCTATATAAAACGTCTCCAAAATTGCCAATTACGTTCCCTCCGCAGAGTCTAATCCCCGGCCCCGAACTCCGTATTCACAAATCTGCATCCGATATTCATGCTCTCTGTCTTGTCCTCCGCCCATCTCGTGCACATGCTAACTACCTAGAGCTCTACTATCAAACTCCTTAGGCATACCTAGTATACACACACATCCAGCACTACACTACACTACACTATTACTTCTCATTTCATCCTCACCGGTCTCCCCACAGATCATCAGCCCGCTGCCCTGCAAATCCGACTTGTAGCCGCAATGAATAGTAATATAGAGCAATAAATAGCAACACCGCCGCACAAACTTACCCTTCTCCATGCCAACCAACGCAGCCTCCGCCACAGTCCGTCCCAGATAAATCCCACACTTACACGGCCCCTCTTCCCTTAGTACCCAAGGTAAACAGCATTTCCACTTCTcacatcatcgccattctTCTCAAAACCTATTCATGCCCATCCCGATTAAGTCGCAGTTGATTCACAGACACTGGGTCATACATCGAGTCGAGCACCGCCTGTCGTACGTAAATGTCAGACATGACACCGCAGCACATCACAGCAGCCCTATCAAAACCCACAAAAGAGCACAGCCCATGAGCACCCCAGAAGATAATCATCACTTGCCATAACGGGTAACATGCACGACGCCCCCAAGTGAGACACTGCAGGATACAGCCACAGTCGTTTCTCCTCCTACTGTTaaatccttttctttttgctcccACGTAACAATCAATAATCTCCTCGCCCAAATAAGTTGGTCATCAAAAATTCATAAACTAAGCCACTAGATTACGCAAGCCTTTCCTTACATAGCCCCTACGTCAAGAACTGGCCCAGCATTCATCCAATTCCTTATTTCCCTTCAGTCATTTACAGCGTT contains the following coding sequences:
- a CDS encoding uncharacterized protein (EggNog:ENOG41); the protein is MCGVKRRKEDISYKLGAPNDESGMSMSNLHEPKPGQGSYNHAFDDPTTTAYHGVGGGVMSPTGEERVGLIYDAQPNPESGMMGSSPPSAYGQHLHQQPYEYDPPPYGGASRTHSPYNNTYNEQSPPQRPQRPPEPYQGDWRQH
- a CDS encoding uncharacterized protein (EggNog:ENOG41~TransMembrane:7 (o32-53i65-83o89-116i160-185o205-226i238-262o282-304i)), which gives rise to MLNLTCNSTLEDMNISEVKIVGPLDFHDLARVISAGCTLIAVVLSLYLVFMHASHYTQPKEQRHIIRILFMVPVYAISSYMQLEWYRQATYFSVISDCYEAFAIASFFGLLCHYCAPDLHTQKEFFRNLRPIQPWVLPINWFAKCCGGQRGPWRTPKSGLTWFNIVWIGVYQYCFIRVAMTITAVLTQHYGRYCESSNSPVFAHIWTLAINAISVTIAMYCLIQFYIQLAKPLAEHKLFIKVLAIKLVIFLSFWQSLAISVGTSTLKIVHPNKVLAYPDLKVGIPAMLLCIEMAIFSILHIWAFPYQVYRRGVGASFYPSPDASKGTVGLEKPALPPPAVSWVCVPCGML